A stretch of the Lactuca sativa cultivar Salinas chromosome 9, Lsat_Salinas_v11, whole genome shotgun sequence genome encodes the following:
- the LOC111912123 gene encoding F-box protein At2g27310 — translation MFTMASASSPTSFTDLHPHIIQTQILPRLDGQSLSSTASTSSYLRSLCADEILWSDICNSTWPSITHPRIDHLISTFSAGHRSFFQDSFLPPITEVKHPLRHHRWSSSQPGSTLRHHPLPTELISAVDIRYHDDMIYSRVEFTNNTTDFRSSALKIVLEDDPVVTGMHRSIDLKVDKLVHADDAAISHLKESVTLNWILIDPTRKRAVNLSSIKPVLAWITTDIHIRYAVVLPGFDLNELVECRIEVTLAVGKGGVSLKVREVTLHVQDVGCNYVTGKEFLVITRRAFLGINDYKEVEVGVGVDFYQNDLVKKEEMMKSYFDYNYIMPTFLLCLCFFGILL, via the coding sequence ATGTTTACCATGGCATCTGCTTCTTCTCCAACATCTTTCACCGATCTCCACCCACACATCATCCAGACCCAAATCCTACCAAGACTCGACGGTCAATCTCTCTCCTCCACCGCATCAACCTCATCTTATCTACGATCCCTCTGCGCCGATGAGATTCTCTGGTCTGATATCTGCAACTCCACTTGGCCGTCAATAACCCACCCACGTATTGACCACCTCATCTCCACCTTCTCCGCCGGTCACCGCTCGTTCTTCCAAGACTCTTTTCTGCCTCCAATCACCGAAGTCAAACACCCTCTCCGCCACCATCGCTGGTCTAGCTCCCAACCAGGATCTACCTTACGTCATCATCCTTTGCCAACTGAACTTATTTCAGCCGTCGATATACGCTACCATGACGACATGATTTACTCCAGAGTCGAATTTACTAACAACACAACCGATTTCCGGTCATCGGCGTTAAAGATTGTACTGGAGGACGATCCGGTCGTCACCGGGATGCATCGATCTATTGACTTGAAAGTCGACAAGCTCGTACACGCTGACGACGCAGCAATATCACACCTAAAAGAATCTGTAACGTTAAACTGGATCCTAATAGACCCGACCCGGAAACGAGCAGTAAACCTATCCAGTATCAAACCGGTTCTTGCATGGATAACGACGGACATTCATATCAGATACGCTGTCGTTTTGCCAGGGTTTGACTTGAATGAGTTGGTGGAATGTCGGATAGAGGTGACGTTAGCCGTGGGTAAGGGAGGTGTGTCTTTGAAGGTGCGGGAGGTGACACTCCATGTACAAGACGTGGGTTGTAATTATGTCACTGGGAAGGAGTTTTTGGTAATTAcaagaagggcatttttgggaATAAATGATTATAAGGAGGTGGAGGTTGGGGTTGGGGTTGACTTCTACCAAAATGACTTGGTAAAAAAAGAAGAAATGATGAAGAGCTATTTCGACTATAATTATATTATGCCTACCTTTTTATTGTGCCTTTgtttttttggtattttattaTAA